A single window of Lutzomyia longipalpis isolate SR_M1_2022 chromosome 1, ASM2433408v1 DNA harbors:
- the LOC129788202 gene encoding protein neuralized — MGTRISTNKTTTRSAVPCPSPNNLPPLTFHQVHGENIRISNERRVARRHESFCKGITFSSRPVRVNERVCIKFNEISNNWSGVIRFGFTYNDPMTLRYGLPKYACPDLTNKPGYWVKALNESYCERDNILFYYVTASGDVHFGINGEEKGVFIPGIETRNPLWTIVDIYGNCTAIEFLDSRNYINHRYQPRHSLPDAEVERIMPNMQALSVQGSTDEILPPIRFTPPAGTTLVPVPFHRTKGRNIRLSMDRCVASRMDTEFCQGYVFTARPLRIGEILIVQVLRTETMYVGALALGLTSCDPATLMPTDLPDDSDLLLDRPEYWVVSKDIASTPNRGDEITFCVTVKGEVTISKNGGPPSVVMHVDQSLELYAFLDVYGSTQSVRVMSLPPPSPPPQIPTATVAVQPALMPQSQPNASPRRLQVQLPNSESMNSISSHGSSQVEQRKLMPVPCTSASRVISVPPTREMIQLQPRGAVLVVNLPPDVLTNQQLSPRMPSSTLLSTQSNATYIEPYSVSSSNHVNSIAANWQQEGASGPSGAGTECTICYEHPIDSVLYMCGHMCMCYECAVQQWRGIGGGHCPLCRAVIHDVIRTYKS; from the exons caACACGAAGTGCTGTCCCATGTCCAAGTCCCAATAATCTTCCACCGCTGACCTTCCATCAGGTACATGGGGAGAATATTCGGATTTCAAATGAGCGCCGTGTGGCACGACGTCATGAGAGCTTTTGCAAAGGCATCACATTTAGCTCACGTCCTGTGCGGGTGAATGAGCGTGtttgcattaaattcaatgaaatatcGAATAACTGGAGTGGTGTCATACGTTTTGGTTTTACATACAACGACCCAATGACACTGCGGTATGGACTTCCCAAATATGCCTGTCCGGATTTGACCAATAAACCGGGATACTGGGTGAAGGCGCTCAATGAGAGCTACTGCGAACGTGATAATATTCTCTTTTACTACGTCACAGCCTCGGGGGATGTGCACTTTGGCATTAATGGGGAGGAGAAGGGTGTCTTTATACCGGGCATTGAAACAAGGAATCCCCTGTGGACAATTGTGGATATCTATGGGAATTGTACGGCCATTGAGTTTCTTGATTCgagaaattacataaatcACCGTTATCAGCCACGACACTCACTTCCAGATGCCGAAGTTGAGAGGATTATGCCAAATATGCAAGCACTCTCGGTGCAGGGGAGTACGGATGAGATTCTACCACCAATTCGCTTTACACCACCTGCGGGTACGACACTCGTGCCGGTGCCCTTTCACCGAACAAAGGGGCGCAACATACGGCTTTCGATGGATCGGTGTGTGGCATCGCGAATGGATACGGAATTCTGTCAGGGATATGTGTTCACAGCCCGTCCACTTAGAATCGGGGAAATTCTCATTGTACAAGTTCTTAGGACTGAAACAATGTACGTTGGTGCTCTCGCTCTGGGACTAACATCGTGCGATCCGGCCACACTGATGCCCACAGATCTGCCCGATGATTCGGATCTCCTGCTCGATCGACCTGAGTATTGGGTTGTGAGTAAGGATATTGCCTCTACGCCAAATCGTGGTGATGAAATCACCTTCTGTGTCACTGTCAAGGGTGAGGTGACGATAAGCAAGAACGGGGGACCACCGTCGGTGGTGATGCACGTGGATCAGAGTCTGGAACTCTATGCCTTTCTGGATGTCTATGGGTCCACACAGAGTGTCCGGGTGATGAGTCTTCCACCACCATCTCCACCACCACAAATTCCAACAGCCACAGTGGCCGTTCAACCCGCCCTCATGCCCCAGAGTCAACCAAATGCCTCTCCGCGTCGCCTTCAGGTGCAACTGCCGAATTCGGAGTCAATGAACAGCATCAGTAGTCATGGGAGTAGTCAAGTGGAGCAGCGTAAACTCATGCCAGTACCATGCACATCGGCTAGTCGGGTAATCAGTGTCCCACCAACGCGGGAAATGATTCAATTGCAGCCACGGGGAGCTGTTCTTGTGGTCAATCTACCACCAGATGTGCTTACAAATCAACAATTGTCCCCACGAATGCCCAGCTCAACCCTCCTTTCAACCCAAAGCAATGCCACGTACATTGAG cCCTACTCAGTGTCATCGTCCAACCATGTCAATTCAATCGCTGCCAATTGGCAACAAGAGGGAGCAAGTGGACCTAGTGGAGCTGGCACAGAGTGCACCATCTGCTATGAGCATCCCATTGACTCAGTTCTCTACATGTGCGGTCATATGTGCATGTGCTATGAGTGTGCTGTCCAGCAGTGGCGCGGTATTGGCGGTGGACACTGCCCACTTTGCCGGGCGGTAATCCATGACGTCATCAGGACATACAAGTCATGA